The Melitaea cinxia chromosome 21, ilMelCinx1.1, whole genome shotgun sequence genome has a window encoding:
- the LOC123664248 gene encoding uncharacterized protein LOC123664248 — translation MRSHALKIAACAIFLAGYSYGQSLPTRVTQNEGTTLRMAVLTFSDEVEKCYLETPQGMVVEFTPKDESNDKYEKSQGDDISNCRVNLNDIDINDNGIWTIVAVLTTGSKQSQSYNLSVIPHPDDSGESTTTTTAVDTLAPSTPVIENLPHKYFDSNLGTSHTVFIRDYDFVTSEKCFVITPSGTKYNLQGLNLPNVEVINHRDATCAIKITVNSEDFVGNWTLIDEGSRYSDDIIRRQPFTIRVEETVDASIRDVIVVEGNDFYVRLRNPIHNHDTCRLLRPDGKECDTYEIDERYIENCGYVVRNVNKTDSGNWEIIYGDNIIYRAPINVTVNVATSEGSSNLIWTRDKPVNVTLGAGNAIYCRLRNPEGSIAYDGFGSCRVVIDRVTYDHDGIWKMSVGLPGRVLTENSEITVTVVEADSKPLVESKVRVNKPFVSLKCKVWSPHPIRSCKFRDPSGRILLANEGIGESRYSFHGAGVIYESDVHTHDCGLQIKDPVVQDLGLWRCAVETEEETYYGFLRVLCPWVMRDPEVAATIVMHPTLTAERVEVSTFVDESVTMSCSIQSPIRYCYFRARNGTTFNVGPAQQHDQATYVGAGFDAGECGIKFPSLAVSDSGLWSCHIGTINDQGEKRVQINVAVHDPMVADQRVVFDQLIVEAQVHYSYSVLDYCRFVRIDGLGFTSENTPPGYIDLSNLQQGRCAFRIDYPSVLEKHPWTVVAKVHGQEVELSRVTSSTLENPRPPPGGSVKYYRLPVAWIVIMAVGLSMVLLAIGPKRNRHWTYDRASAIRNSFIKKKVEQHVQPNNNDNNTAVAA, via the exons ATGCGGTCGCATGCGTTGAAGATCGCGGCCTGCGCCATATTTCTCGCAG GCTACTCATATGGTCAAAGTTTACCTACACGTGTGACTCAAAATGAAGGAACAACTTTGAGAATGGCTGTTTTGACGTTTAGTGATGAGGTAGAAAAATGTTACTTGGAAACCCCACAAGGCATGGTGGTTGAATTCACACCAAAAGATGAATCAAacgataaatatgaaaaatcacAAGGAGACGATATATCCAATTGCCGTGTTAATTTGAACGATATTGACATAAATGATAACGGAATCTGGACGATTGTTGCAGTTTTAACAACTGGATCAAAACAATCACAGTCTTACAATCTCAGTGTTATTCCTCATCCAg ACGATTCTGGTGAAagcacaacaacaacaacagcagTGGATACTCTTGCACCCAGTACTCCCGTAATAGAAAATTTGCCACATAAGTACTTTGATAGTAATTTGGGCACAAGTCACACTGTTTTCATTAGAGACTACGACTTCGTGACCAgtgaaaaatgttttgtaataacGCCTTCCGGAACAAAGTATAACTTACAAGGATTAAATTTACCTAATGTTGAAGTTATTAATCATAGAGATGCTACCTGTGCTATAAAGATTACTGTAAATTCTGAAGACTTTGTTGGAAATTGGACATTGATCGATGAGGGCTCCAGGTACTCTGATGATATTATAAGGAGACAACCATTTACAATTCGGGTTGAAG AAACTGTTGATGCGTCTATACGAGACGTTATTGTAGTTGAAGGAAATGATTTCTACGTACGATTGAGGAATCCAATACATAATCATGATACTTGCAGACTTTTAAGACCTGATGGAAAAGAATGTGATACATATGAAATTGATGAACGATATATTGAAAACTGTGGTTATGTTGttagaaatgtaaataaaactgaTAGTGGAAATTGGGAAATCATTTACGGAGATAACATAATTTATAGGGCACCAATAAATGTAACAGTCAAtg tTGCTACGTCTGAAGGATCGTCAAATCTTATATGGACTAGAGATAAACCAGTTAATGTTACTCTTGGAGCTGGAAATGCAATTTACTGCAGACTAAGGAATCCAGAAGGCTCAATAGCTTATGATGGATTTGGTAGTTGTAGAGTTGTTATTGACAGAGTTACGTATGACCATGATGGTATTTGGAAAATGAGCGTAGGCTTGCCCGGTCGAGTCCTCACTGAAAATTCTGAGATTACTGTTACAGTCGTTGAGGCTG ATTCAAAGCCGTTAGTAGAGTCGAAAGTGAGGGTAAACAAACCTTTCGTCTCTCTAAAATGTAAAGTCTGGAGTCCACATCCAATTCGATCTTGTAAATTCCGTGATCCATCTGGTCGTATACTGTTAGCTAACGAAGGTATCGGAGAAAGCAGGTACAGCTTCCACGGGGCTGGCGTTAT ctacGAGTCTGATGTTCATACACATGATTGCGGCTTACAAATCAAAGATCCCGTCGTCCAAGATTTAGGTCTTTGGCGCTGTGCTGTAGAAACCGAAGAGGAAACCTATTATGGATTTTTACGTGTCTTATGCCCTTGGGTTATGAGAGATCCTGAAGTAGCAGCTACTATTGTAATGC atcCAACACTGACAGCAGAAAGGGTTGAGGTCAGCACTTTTGTTGATGAAAGCGTCACTATGTCATGCTCAATCCAATCCCCCATTCGCTACTGCTACTTCCGAGCAAGGAATGGCACTACATTCAACGTTGGACCCG CCCAACAGCACGACCAAGCTACATACGTTGGAGCTGGTTTCGATGCTGGGGAGTGTGGCATTAAGTTCCCAAGCCTGGCTGTATCTGACTCAGGCCTCTGGAGCTGCCATATCGGAACTATAAACGACCAAGGAGAGAAGCGAGTACAAATCAATGTTGCGGTGCAtg ATCCGATGGTGGCTGATCAACGTGTAGTATTCGATCAACTGATTGTGGAAGCCCAAGTCCACTACAGCTACAGTGTACTCGACTACTGCCGATTTGTGCGCATTGACGGCTTAG gtttTACGTCTGAGAATACTCCTCCCGGCTACATCGATTTATCAAATCTACAACAAGGAAGATGTGCATTCAGGATTGACTACCCATCTGTACTTGAAAAGCATCCCTGGACTGTAGTAGCCAAGGTTCATGGACAGGAAGTTGAATTATCAAGAGTGACCTCGAGTACCTTAGAAAATCCCCGTCCACCGCCTGGAGGCTCAGtaaaat ACTATCGTCTTCCAGTCGCATGGATCGTAATAATGGCAGTCGGTTTGTCTATGGTGCTGCTGGCGATCGGACCGAAGAGGAACAGACATTGGACCTACGACCGAGCCAGCGCTATCAGAAatagttttatcaaaaaaaaggtTGAACAGCATGTTCAGCctaataacaatgataataatacaGCAGTCGCTGCTtga